In Mycolicibacter virginiensis, the DNA window CCCGGCAACGGCGGTGCCGGCGGTGCCGGCGGCAATGCGTCCGGCAGCGTGGATGCCGGCAACGGCGGCAACGGTGGTGCCGGCGGAATGGGCGGCAGCGGCAACATCGGCAGCAGCTTCCCGAAGGAGGCCGGTGGCGACGGGACGGTCGGATACACCGGCGGCACCGGTGGCGCCGGCGGGGCCGGTGGCACCGCCCAGGCCGGCGCCGGCGGGGCCGGCGGCAAGGGCGGGACCGGCGGAATGGGCGGGACCGGAGGCGCCGGCGGTAACGGCCGCGTCGATGACAACGGCAACGGCCTCGACGGCGGCAACGGTGCCGCGGGTGGCACTGGCGGTGTCGGCGGCGCCGGTGGTGCTGGCGGAACCAGCGTCAGCGGCGCCGATGGGACCGGCGGTAACGGCGGCGACGGTGGCGTCGGTGGAACCGGCGGCAACGCCGGCAACAGTGGAGTCCCCACTGGTACCGGCAAGGCAGGCTCGCCCGGAACTCCGGGAACCGGCGGGACGGGTGGCGCCGGCGGCGGCGCCGGCAGCCCGGGTGGCACGCCAGGTGGAACCGGGGCTACCGGGGCCGCCGGGCAACCGGGCACCTAACGCTGACGGAGGGGGAGCCGCGGTCGCCGGGTCTGTCACGGACTCGGCGACTGCGGTCGGTATTGCGGCGCAATGCAATCCGGATAGAGAACTGGGCTAGCGTCTGCTAGGAGCGCTTCAGGGGAGCGTTGATCTGCTCACAGGTCTGGGCGATCTCCGATACCTGCGGTCGGCTCAGCGGGCCGATGAAGTGGGTCCGGACCGACTCTGCGTAGGTATGCATGGCTTGCTCCACAACCTTTCGCCCTTTGGTGGTCATGGTCAGCACTACCCGCCGACGATCCCAGGGGTCTACGCTCCGCTGCAGCAGGCCACGCTCTTCGAGCCGACGGACATGTCTGGTGAACCGGCGTGGAAGCGACGGCAGTGACTTGGGAAGATCGCCCATCTGAATTCGGCCGGTGGGAGATTCGCCTAAGACGGCGAGCATGTCCACCTCGATCAGTGAGAGTTCGTGGACATCGCTCAACCGTTGGTCAAGCACCGCGGTCATTTGCAGTGTGGTTGCCAAATAGTTTTGCCACGAATGGTATTCGTCAGGATCAAGTTCACAGTCGTTACATCGGGGATGGCTCATAAAATGCCCGCCATCAGCCGATGCTAACGCGACATCGGGCCCCAGTCAGCCGGTTTCGTGAATCGGTGGCTTACCGCGGGACGTGAAAACTCACCAGCGCGGCCGATCCCAGCTGCACGTCCGCCCAGCTGCCACCGACGTGAAGGACGGCGATACCCGACGTCGGATATTTCTCTGAGATCCGTTGGGCTACGGCCGCATCGGTGCCCGGGCCGGCCAGTCCCAGTGCGACGTGCGACATCGCCGGCTCGTGACCGATCACCAGCAGCGTCTTGACATTGTCAGCGACGGTGTTGATCGTCGCGATCACCGTTCCGGGCGTCGCGTCGTAGAGATCGTCGACGTAGCGCACCGGTGCGGCCAGCGCGGTCCGCGCGTAGGTCTGCCGGGTACGGGTGGCGGTCGAACACAGCACCGCATCGAGGCCCGGCGCGTGAGCGCGCAGCCAGTCCCCGGCCAGGCCGGCCTCCCGGATCCCGCGCGCAGCCAACGGACGCTCGTGGTCGACCGCGCCGGGCGGATAGTCCGACTTGGCGTGCCGCAGCAGAATCAGGGTGCGGTGGGTGCTCACCCGCTCCAGGGTAGGGGGTGGTCGATATCGCCCGTGCTATCCGATTCGCAACGATCTCACCGTGGGCCCGATGGTGCGGAAGTGCCGGATGTGACGCAGGAGAATGACACACGGTCCGGGCTGGCGGACCTGCCGACCGAGGTCCACGGGCTTGTCGGTGACCCGCCATACACTCGCGATGCCCGGCCGCCGGCCCGGCGGAAAGGGACAGGACCGACATGCGATTCGTGCACACCGCCGATTGGCAGCTCGGCATGACCCGGCACTTCCTGGCCGGCGAC includes these proteins:
- a CDS encoding MarR family winged helix-turn-helix transcriptional regulator → MTAVLDQRLSDVHELSLIEVDMLAVLGESPTGRIQMGDLPKSLPSLPRRFTRHVRRLEERGLLQRSVDPWDRRRVVLTMTTKGRKVVEQAMHTYAESVRTHFIGPLSRPQVSEIAQTCEQINAPLKRS
- a CDS encoding SixA phosphatase family protein, yielding MSTHRTLILLRHAKSDYPPGAVDHERPLAARGIREAGLAGDWLRAHAPGLDAVLCSTATRTRQTYARTALAAPVRYVDDLYDATPGTVIATINTVADNVKTLLVIGHEPAMSHVALGLAGPGTDAAVAQRISEKYPTSGIAVLHVGGSWADVQLGSAALVSFHVPR